In Catharus ustulatus isolate bCatUst1 chromosome 28, bCatUst1.pri.v2, whole genome shotgun sequence, one DNA window encodes the following:
- the HYOU1 gene encoding hypoxia up-regulated protein 1 — protein sequence MARLGGWALLWLLLFCYLPDADPVAVMSVDVGSESMKIAIVKPGVPMEIVLNKESRRKTPVAVSLKENERLFGDSALGMSIRTPKVAFRYFQDLLGKRIDNPHVALYQSRFPEHELVKDETRQTVIFKLSPTIQYSPEEMLGMVLNYSRGLAEEFAEQPIKDAVITVPAYFNQAERRAVLHAARMADLKVLQLINDNTAVALNYGVFRRKDINATAQNIMFYDMGAGSTVCTIVTYQTVKTKDSGTQPQLQIQGIGFDRTLGGLEMELRLRDYLAKLFNEQHPSKDVRKNPRAMAKLLKEANRLKTVLSANADHMAQIEGLLDDIDFKAKVSRQEFEDLCSDLFKRVPGPVQQALSSASMNMDGIDQVILVGGATRVPKVQEVLLKAVGKEELGKNINADEAAAMGAVYQAAALSKAFKVKPFIVRDAAVFPIQVEFTREVEEDDKSRSLKHNKRILFQRMAPYPQRKVITFNRYTDDFEFYVNYGDLTFLSQDDLRVFGSLNLTTVRLKGVGDSFKKHSDYESKGIKAHFNMDESGVLSLDRVESVFETLVEDKLEEESTLTKLGNTISSLFGGGGPTPETGENLTDSVQEEEESLAEAGKEEQGEKQDQKSHTADAGEEQGQEKQQSSDQAETASPKVESQSKEEGEKLEAQGSKENKETTKEEEPSKSSSDSTATKTEEEKIKAPKKQKLVHEITMELDVNDVPDLEEDELKNSMKRLQDLTIRDLEKQEREKSANSLESFIFETQDKLYQEEYQFVSTEEQREEISRKLSEASSWMEEEGYAAATKELKDKLSELKKLCRNLFFRVEERRKWPERLAALEGLLNHSTIFLRGARMIPESDQIFTEVELSTLEKAINETTIWKNETLAEQNKLSPVEKPVLLSKDIEFKIAALDREVQYLLNKAKFAKPKPKREKNATKTDSGKNTTAAPETENTIPPTEGKQEDIPEDIDPAKEPPTAEKAATDDKPASDSGSKKEKAEAGGESRKNDEL from the exons CAAGGTGGCATTCCGATACTTCCAGGATCTGCTGGGTAAGCGGATCGATAATCCCCACGTGGCACTGTACCAGTCCCGATTCCCAGAGCATGAGCTGGTGAAGGATGAGACAAGACAGACTGTTATCTTCAAGTTGTCTCC AACGATACAGTATTCTCCTGAGGAGATGCTGGGGATGGTCCTGAATTATTCACGTGGTCTGGCTGAGGAATTTGCAG AGCAGCCCATCAAAGATGCAGTGATCACAGTTCCTGCCTACTTCAACcaagcagagaggagagcagTCCTGCACGCCGCCCGCATGGCTGACCTCAAGGTGCTGCAGCTGATCAACGACAACACGGCTGTAGCATTGAACTATGGGGTTTTTAGGAGGAAAGACATCAATGCCACGGCACAG aatatCATGTTTTACGACATGGGAGCAGGAAGCACTGTTTGTACTATTGTTACGTATCAGACAGTGAAGACTAAGGACTCGGGAACCCAACCTCAGTTGCAGATCCAAGGCATTGG GTTTGACCGTACTCTTGGTGGTTTAGAGATGGAGCTTCGTCTCCGAGACTACTTGGCCAAACTCTTTAATGAGCAGCACCCTTCAAAAGATGTCCGGAAGAATCCTCGGGCCATGGCCAAGCTGCTGAAGGAGGCCAACCGCCTGAAAACTGTGCTGAGTGCTAATGCCGACCACATGGCGCAG ATTGAGGGACTACTGGATGACATAGACTTCAAAGCCAAGGTGTCAAGACAAGAATTTGAGGATTTGTGCTCTGACTTGTTCAAGCGCGTCCCAGGACCCGTGCAGCAGGCTCTGAGTAGTGCATCGATGAACATG GATGGAATTGACCAGGTGATTCTAGTTGGCGGTGCCACACGGGTCCCCAAAGTGCAGGAGGTTTTGCTGAAAGCTGTGGGCAA AGAAGAACTGGGCAAGAATATCAATGCTGATGAGGCTGCTGCTATGGGTGCAGTCTaccaggcagctgctctgagcaaagCCTTTAAGGTGAAGCCCTTCATTGTTCGGGATGCTGCTGTGTTTCCTATCCAG GTGGAGTTTACTCGTGAAGTTGAGGAAGATGATAAATCCAGGAGTTTAAAGCACAACAAGAGGATTTTGTTCCAGCGCATGGCGCCCTATCCCCAACGCAAAGTAATCACTTTCAACCGCTACACAGATGACTTCGAGTTCTATGTCAACTATGGAGACCTGACATTCCTGAGCCAGGATGACCTGCG AGTTTTTGGTTCTCTCAATCTCACAACTGTGAGGCTAAAGGGAGTTGGGGACAGTTTCAAGAAGCACTCAGACTATGAATCCAAAGGCATCAAAGCACACTTCAACATGGATGAGAGTGGTGTACTGAGTCTGGACCGG GTGGAATCAGTATTTGAGACTTTGGTGGAAGACAAGCTGGAGGAGGAGTCAACACTGACAA AACTTGGAAACACTATCTCAAGCCTGTTTGGGGGTGGTGGGCCTACACCAGAGACCGGAGAGAACCTGACAGACTCAGTTCAG gaagaggaagagagcCTAGCAGAAGCAGGTAAAGAAGAGCAGGGGGAGAAACAAGACCAGAAAAGCCATACTGCAGATGCTGGTGAAGAGCAGGGACAAGAGAAACAGCAGTCTTCAGATCAAGCAGAAACTGCCTCTCCCAAAGTAGAGTCACAGAGTAAGGAAGAAGGCGAGAAATTGGAGGCTCAG GgttccaaagaaaataaagaaactaCAAAAGAGGAAGAACCGTCCAAAAGTTCCAGTGACAGCACAGCTACTaaaacagaggaagagaagaTCAAAGCACCCAAGAAGCAGAAGCTTGTCCATGAGATCACCATGGAGCTGGATGTAAATGATGTGCCTGACCTGGAGGAAGATGAACTGAAGAACTCAATGAAAAG ACTCCAAGACTTGACGATCAGAGATCTagagaaacaggaaagagaaaaatcagccaACAGCTTGGAGTCATTCATCTTTGAGACCCAG GACAAGCTTTACCAAGAGGAGTATCAGTTTGTCTcaacagaggagcagagagaagaaatttcCAGAAAGCTTAGCGAGGCTTCCAGTtggatggaggaggagggctATGCAGCTGCAACAAAG GAGCTAAAAGACAAGCTTTCAGAGTTGAAAAAGCTTTGTAGGAACCTTTTCTTCCGTGttgaggaaaggagaaagtgGCCAGAACGCCTGGCTGCTCTAGAGGGTCTGCTCAATCACTCCACCATCTTTCTCAG GGGAGCCCGAATGATTCCAGAGTCTGACCAGATATTCACAGAAGTGGAACTGAGTACACTGGAGAAAGCCATCAATGAAACAACG ATTTGGAAAAATGAGACGCTGGCTGAACAGAACAAGCTTTCTCCTGTTGAGAAACCTGTGCTGCTCTCTAAAGATATAGAGTTCAAAATAGCAGCCCTGGACAGGGAAGTGCAGTATCTCCTGAATAAAGCCAAGTTTGCAAAACCCAAGCCCAAAAGGGAGAAGAATGCCACAAAAACTGATTCAGGCAAGAATACTACAGCAGCCCCTGAGACTGAGAATACTATCCCTCCTACGGAGGGGAAACAAGAAG ACATACCAGAGGATATTGATCCAGCCAAGGAACCTCCCACAGCTGAGAAAGCAGCAACAGATGATAAGCCTGCATCGGACTCTG GGTCCAAGAAAGAGAAGGCAGAAGCTGgaggagaaagcaggaaaaatgatgAATTGTAA
- the SLC37A4 gene encoding glucose-6-phosphate exchanger SLC37A4 isoform X2: protein MAAGGYGRYRALIFAAMFVGYTLYYFNRKTFSFVMPAVMAEVPLGKDELGLITSSQSAAYAISKFVSGVLSDQMSARWLFSSGLLMVGLVNVVFSWSSTVMAFAGLWFLNGLAQGLGWPPCGKILRKWFEPSQFGTWWAILSTSMNLAGGLGPIVAALVSMNYDWRKTLSFSGFTCVAVSFICLVLIKNEPSDVGLPNIEQGAKKGKKGSSSDNSTLTELLLSPYLWVLSTGYLVVFGVKTCCTDWGQLFLIQERGQSMLVGSSYMSALEIGGLVGSIAAGYLSDRAVAKVGLSSYGNPRHALLLSMMAGMCVSMFLFRITVTGDSPKLWILTLGAVFGFSSYGPIALFGVIANESAPANLCGTSHAIVALMANVGGFLAGLPFSTIAKHYSWATAFWVAEVTCIACTVAFFFLRNIRTKMGRIPKKAD from the exons ATGGCAGCCGGCGGCTACGGGCGGTACCGGGCCCTGATCTTCGCGGCCATGTTCGTGGGGTACACGCTGTATTACTTCAACCGCAAAACCTTCTCGTTCGTCATGCCCGCCGTCATGGCCGAGGTGCCCCTGGGGAAGGACGAGCTGG GTCTCATCACCAGCAGCCAGTCTGCAGCCTACGCCATCAGCAAGTTCGTCAGCGGCGTCCTTTCGGACCAGATGAGCGCCCGCTGGCTCTTCTCCTCTGGCCTCCTCATGGTGGGCTTGGTCAACGTGGTGTTCTCCTGGAGCTCCACCGTCATGGCCTTCGCCGGGCTCTGGTTCCTCAACGGGCTggcccaggggctgggctggccgcCCTGCGGGAAGATCCTGCGGAAG TGGTTTGAGCCTTCCCAGTTTGGGACTTGGTGGGCAATCCTGTCTACAAGCATGAACTTGGCTGGAGGCTTGGGCCCCATTGTCGCTGCTCTTGTGTCTATGAACTACGACTGGCGCAAAACTTTGTCCTTCTCTGGCTTCACCTGCGTGGCTGTCTCTTTTATTTGCCTTGTCCTGATTAAAAACGAGCCGTCGGATGTTGGGCTGCCCAACATTGAACAGGGAGccaagaaagggaagaaag GTTCCTCCAGCGACAACAGCACcttgacagagctgctgctctcgCCATACCTGTGGGTGCTCTCAACAGGCTACCTGGTCGTTTTTGGAGTGAAAACATGCTGTACTGACTGGGGACAGCTCTTCCTGATTcaggagaggggacagtccATGCTTGTGG GCAGCTCCTACATGAGTGCCTTGGAGATTGGGGGCCTGGTGGGAAGCATTGCTGCTGGATACCTTTCTGATAGAGCAGTAGCAAAA GTAGGCCTGTCAAGCTATGGGAATCCTCGGCACGCGCTGCTGCTTTCCATGATGGCTGGGATGTGCGTGTCCATGTTTCTCTTTCGGATCACAGTCACAGGTGACTCTCCCAAG CTGtggattctgactctgggaGCTGTGTTTGGGTTCTCCTCGTACGGGCCGATTGCCCTGTTTGGGGTCATAGCGAACGAAAGTGCCCCTGCCAACCTGTGCGGCACCTCCCATGCCATAGTGGCCCTCATGGCCAACG TTGGGGGTTTTCTGGCTGGACTGCCTTTCAGTACAATCGCCAAGCACTACAGCTGGGCCACAGCCTTCTGGGTAGCTGAAGTCACCTGTATCGCCTGCACAGTGGCGTTCTTCTTCCTGCGAAACATCCGCACCAAGATGGGCCGGATTCCCAAGAAGGCTGACTGA
- the SLC37A4 gene encoding glucose-6-phosphate exchanger SLC37A4 isoform X1 — protein sequence MAAGGYGRYRALIFAAMFVGYTLYYFNRKTFSFVMPAVMAEVPLGKDELGLITSSQSAAYAISKFVSGVLSDQMSARWLFSSGLLMVGLVNVVFSWSSTVMAFAGLWFLNGLAQGLGWPPCGKILRKWFEPSQFGTWWAILSTSMNLAGGLGPIVAALVSMNYDWRKTLSFSGFTCVAVSFICLVLIKNEPSDVGLPNIEQGAKKGKKGSSSDNSTLTELLLSPYLWVLSTGYLVVFGVKTCCTDWGQLFLIQERGQSMLVGSSYMSALEIGGLVGSIAAGYLSDRAVAKVGLSSYGNPRHALLLSMMAGMCVSMFLFRITVTGDSPKENHFWTVALQPLADLTGLKEHELWILTLGAVFGFSSYGPIALFGVIANESAPANLCGTSHAIVALMANVGGFLAGLPFSTIAKHYSWATAFWVAEVTCIACTVAFFFLRNIRTKMGRIPKKAD from the exons ATGGCAGCCGGCGGCTACGGGCGGTACCGGGCCCTGATCTTCGCGGCCATGTTCGTGGGGTACACGCTGTATTACTTCAACCGCAAAACCTTCTCGTTCGTCATGCCCGCCGTCATGGCCGAGGTGCCCCTGGGGAAGGACGAGCTGG GTCTCATCACCAGCAGCCAGTCTGCAGCCTACGCCATCAGCAAGTTCGTCAGCGGCGTCCTTTCGGACCAGATGAGCGCCCGCTGGCTCTTCTCCTCTGGCCTCCTCATGGTGGGCTTGGTCAACGTGGTGTTCTCCTGGAGCTCCACCGTCATGGCCTTCGCCGGGCTCTGGTTCCTCAACGGGCTggcccaggggctgggctggccgcCCTGCGGGAAGATCCTGCGGAAG TGGTTTGAGCCTTCCCAGTTTGGGACTTGGTGGGCAATCCTGTCTACAAGCATGAACTTGGCTGGAGGCTTGGGCCCCATTGTCGCTGCTCTTGTGTCTATGAACTACGACTGGCGCAAAACTTTGTCCTTCTCTGGCTTCACCTGCGTGGCTGTCTCTTTTATTTGCCTTGTCCTGATTAAAAACGAGCCGTCGGATGTTGGGCTGCCCAACATTGAACAGGGAGccaagaaagggaagaaag GTTCCTCCAGCGACAACAGCACcttgacagagctgctgctctcgCCATACCTGTGGGTGCTCTCAACAGGCTACCTGGTCGTTTTTGGAGTGAAAACATGCTGTACTGACTGGGGACAGCTCTTCCTGATTcaggagaggggacagtccATGCTTGTGG GCAGCTCCTACATGAGTGCCTTGGAGATTGGGGGCCTGGTGGGAAGCATTGCTGCTGGATACCTTTCTGATAGAGCAGTAGCAAAA GTAGGCCTGTCAAGCTATGGGAATCCTCGGCACGCGCTGCTGCTTTCCATGATGGCTGGGATGTGCGTGTCCATGTTTCTCTTTCGGATCACAGTCACAGGTGACTCTCCCAAG gaaaACCACTTCTGGACTGTAGCCTTGCAACCTCTAGCTGATCTTACAGGCCTAAAAGAACATGAG CTGtggattctgactctgggaGCTGTGTTTGGGTTCTCCTCGTACGGGCCGATTGCCCTGTTTGGGGTCATAGCGAACGAAAGTGCCCCTGCCAACCTGTGCGGCACCTCCCATGCCATAGTGGCCCTCATGGCCAACG TTGGGGGTTTTCTGGCTGGACTGCCTTTCAGTACAATCGCCAAGCACTACAGCTGGGCCACAGCCTTCTGGGTAGCTGAAGTCACCTGTATCGCCTGCACAGTGGCGTTCTTCTTCCTGCGAAACATCCGCACCAAGATGGGCCGGATTCCCAAGAAGGCTGACTGA
- the TRAPPC4 gene encoding trafficking protein particle complex subunit 4, whose product MAIFSVYVVNKAGGLIYQLDHYAPRADTEKTFSFPLDLVLRPHDERVVVAFGQRDGIRVGHAVLAINGAEVNGRFTADGKDVLEFLGNPANYPVSIRFGRHRLSSNEKLMLASMFHSLFAIGSQLSPEVGSSGIEMLETDTFKLHCFQTLTGIKFMVLADPRQTGIDALLRKIYEIYSDFALKNPFYSLEMPIRCELFDQNLKLALEVAEKAGPFGPGS is encoded by the exons ATGGCGATCTTCAGCGTCTACGTGGTGAACAAGGCTGGCGGCCTCATCTACCAGCTGGACCACTACGCGCCCCGCGCCGACACCGAGAAGACGTTCAGCTTTCCGCTCGATCTCGTCCTGCGCCCGCACGACGAGCGCGTCGTCGTCGCCTTCGGGCAGCGGGACGGCATCCGCG TGGGTCACGCCGTGCTCGCCATCAACGGCGCCGAGGTGAACGGTCGCTTCACGGCGGACGGGAAGGACGTGCTGGAGTTCCTGGGTAACCCCGCCAACTACCCCGTGTCCATCCGCTTTGGCCGCCACCGGCTGTCCTCCAACGAGAAGCTCATGCTGGCCTCCATGTTCCACTC gctgTTCGCCATCGGGTCACAGCTGTCCCCTGAGGTTGGGAGCTCCGGGATCGAGATGCTGGAGACCGACACCTTCAAGTTGCACTGCTTCCAGACACTGACAG GGATCAAATTCATGGTTCTTGCTGACCCACGGCAGACAGGGATAGACGCTCTTCTCCGCAAAATCTATGAGATTTACTCAGACTTCGCTCTGAAGAATCCTTTCTACTCCCTGGAGATGCCAATAAG gTGCGAGTTGTTTGATCAGAACTTGAAGCTTGCTCTGGAGGTGGCAGAGAAAGCCGGACCCTTTGGACCCGGATCATAG
- the RPS25 gene encoding 40S ribosomal protein S25 translates to MPPKDDKKKKDAGKSAKKDKDPVNKSGGKAKKKKWSKGKVRDKLNNLVLFDKATYDKLCKEVPNYKLITPAVVSERLKIRGSLARAALQELLSKGLIKLVSKHRAQVIYTRNTKGGDAPAAGEDA, encoded by the exons ATg CCGCCCAAAGACGACAAGAAGAAGAAGGATGCGGGCAAATCCGCCAAGAAGGACAAGGACCCGGTCAACAAGTCCGGCGGCAAAGCCAAGAAGAAG AAGTGGTCCAAGGGGAAAGTGAGAGACAAGTTGAACAACCTTGTCCTGTTTGACAAGGCCACTTATGACAAACTGTGCAAAGAAGTGCCCAACTACAAGCTCATCACACCTGCAGTTGTCTCAGAAAGGCTGAAGATTCGAGGCTCCCTGGCTCGCGCtgccctccaggagctgctcagcaaag GACTGATCAAACTGGTGTCCAAGCACCGAGCCCAGGTGATCTATACCCGAAACACGAAAGGTGGAGACGCGCCTGCTGCAGGGGAGGACGCGTAG
- the CENATAC gene encoding centrosomal AT-AC splicing factor, whose amino-acid sequence MAVLYCRLCRRSAFTGRRHRYSAGHRRRLQEALTQLQEATAAARAAAAAADVASAVQRYDPAEHDGRVWCPCCGRGVRRDGRRGGLALLQAGLMRHLAGPEHRRETARFWRENRAEATLRERCLVPAEEYERFAQALERALAEHQRREEERILQMAADIREAERRQRETVQAALQLQPEPELCGGPSVCRLPAGPERDSPCAAEEPGPSGMQTGPDLAWIDSGKVLTFIGHQETEGKGNVHTGAKPPWLTEEEDGSQQQIGPSYEEFLKHKEKQKLKKLPVERVGANFDHTCQTSDSWLPSFGRVWNHGRRWQSRHQFRTESGEKKKKR is encoded by the exons atgGCCGTGCTCTACTGCCGGCTGTGCCGCCGCAGCGCCTTCACGGGCCGCCGGCACCGCTACAGCGCGGGGCACCGCCGGCGGCTGCAGGAGGCGCtgacccagctgcaggaggcgacggcggcggcgcgggcggcggcggccgcggccgaTGTGGCCTCGGCCGTGCAGCGCTACGATCCAGCGGAGCACGATGGGCGCGTGTGGTGCCCGTGCTGCGGGCGCGGCGTGCGGCGGGacgggcggcgcggcgggctGGCGCTGCTGCAAGCCGGGCTGATGCGGCACTTGGCCGG GCCCGAGCACCGCCGGGAGACGGCGCGGTTCTGGCGGGAGAACCGGGCGGAGGCGACGCTGCGGGAGCGGTGCCTGGTGCCGGCAGAGGAGTACGAGCGCTTCGCGCAGGCTCTGGAGCGGGCGCTGGCCGAGCACCAGCGGCGGGAGGAGGAGCGCATCCTCCAG ATGGCGGCTGACATCCGGGAGGCCGAGCGCCGGCAGCGAGAGACGGTGCAAGCGGCGCTCCAG CTTCAACCAGAGCCAGAACTTTGTGGAGGACCTTCTGTCTGCAGGCTTCCCGCAGGACCTGAACG GGACAGCCCTTGTGCTGCAGAAGAGCCTGGCCCGAGCGGAATGCAGACAGGACCTGATTTGGCCTGGATAGATTCAGGCAAGGTTCTGACCTTCATTGGCCACCAG GAAAcggaagggaaaggaaatgtcCACACTG GAGCAAAACCTCCGTGGCTAACAGAGGAAGAAGATGGAAGTCAACAACAAATTGGACCTTCCTATGAGGAATTTCTCAAACACA aggagaagcagaagctgaaaaAGCTCCCAGTGGAACGTGTTGGTGCCAACTTTGACCATACCTGTCAGACAAGTGACAGCTGGCTCCCTTCCTTTGGGCGTGTATGGaaccatggcaggaggtggcagtCCCG GCATCAGTTTAGAACTGAAtcaggggaaaagaagaaaaaaaggtga